One Silene latifolia isolate original U9 population chromosome 4, ASM4854445v1, whole genome shotgun sequence DNA segment encodes these proteins:
- the LOC141653630 gene encoding ubiquitin-conjugating enzyme E2-17 kDa-like, translating to MASKRILKELKDLQKDPPTSCSAGPVGEDMFHWQATIMGPADSPYAGGVFLVTIHFPPDYPFKPPKVAFRTKVYHPNINSHGSICLDILKEQWSPALTISKVLLSICSLLTDPNPDDPLTPEIAHMYKTDRAKYETTARSWTQKYAMG from the exons ATGGCGTCCAAGCGAATTCTTAAGGAactcaaggatcttcaaaaagatCCTCCTACTTCCTGCAGTGCTG GTCCAGTGGGTGAAGACATGTTCCATTGGCAGGCAACAATTATGGGTCCTGCTGACAGCCCTTACGCTGGAGGAGTCTTTTTAGTTACCATCCATTTTCCTCCAGATTATCCCTTTAAACCCCCTAAG gTGGCGTTCAGAACAAAGGTTTACCATCCCAACATTAATAGTCATGGCAGCATTTGTCTTGATATTTTGAAAGAACAATGGAGTCCTGCACTTACCATATCAAAG GTTTTGCTTTCAATTTGCTCTCTACTGACGGATCCTAATCCAGATGATCCATTGACACCTGAGATCGCTCACATGTACAAGACAGACAGGGCCAAGTATGAGACGACCGCCAGGAGCTGGACCCAGAAATATGCTATGGGTTAG